Within the Fusarium musae strain F31 chromosome 11, whole genome shotgun sequence genome, the region cctaaccctaaccctaaccctaaccctaaccctaaccctaaccctaaccctaaccctaaccctaaccctaaccctaaccctaaccctaaccgtCTCCTTCGTTCAGAAAAAGTAACCCAACcccttaacttaaatttCCCCAAGTGTGTCCATCCGCCCCTGAAGTTGGGAAATGATCTGTCGCAGTCTGTAATACTCTAGTGATAACCCTGTAATTGATCCCTGTGCGAACCCAGAAATGCTTATTCTATCTGTTTCAAGTTCGTCCGCATTCTTCCCCAAATGTGTCAGATCCATACCGCCTTGGTACTTGTCGGGGCTGGGCATTGTTTGTGCGCCTGTGAAGAGACATCTGTCCAACCGGTTGATAAGATGTACCAGCAATTGAAGAACCATTGTAAACTGCGCTGAAGAAGGAGCTACATCCCCAATCAGTGAGCTACTATGGCTAACTCCGAACGCAGTCTTTTCCCTCGACCTTTCATCAGTACAATGTTCTATAGACTTGCAAATTGCCTTGAAAAGGCCcagaagatgctgctgaCAGGCAAGGGTTGTAAGAGCCAGCCCTCCAATGCTACAGCACGATTCACCCTCCGAGGTAATCTCATCGTTCTCCCCGGAAATTATCATGgatatggtgttgatgatacgTACCAGAGTTCTTGTGCCATCAAAAGCCTGGTTGACATACTGGGATGATACAGTTGGTGGAGCACTGCGGGGATGATGCAGAGCAATTGTAGCTGAGATGGTCTTAGTGCTCACAGCCATAGCCTGGGAGGTAAGTTCTTGTAAGAAACTGGGCGTCGCCCTGTCATCACTGACATCGGCGTTGGATAGTGGTGTTTGGATCGGGGTTGTCTCGTTCCACCATTGTCCTTCGTCGAGGTGTGCATCCATCCCAGCCATAAAATCATTACTCATTTTCAGGTCTTGATCAATATTCCGAGAGGTATTCTCGAGTTCAAGCTCTGCTTGGGCCGT harbors:
- a CDS encoding hypothetical protein (EggNog:ENOG41); the protein is MGLSSLERQTGGSLEDDWLDYDNFNWHQTGTTAQAELELENTSRNIDQDLKMSNDFMAGMDAHLDEGQWWNETTPIQTPLSNADVSDDRATPSFLQELTSQAMAVSTKTISATIALHHPRSAPPTVSSQLLMAQELWYVSSTPYP